The Pseudomonas parafulva genome includes a window with the following:
- the glgA gene encoding glycogen synthase GlgA, whose product MISAAVATQVATFTSEHREPLIPELAKTGKAPGAQRQNNPNKRKILFVTSEIADLVKTGGLGDVSAALPRALAHLHDVRVLIPGYPQVVESDNPIHIVGELGGHAALPPCKIGRMDLPDGLVIYVLICPELYQRPGTPYAAENGRDWPDNHIRFARLGLAAAEIAAGEGMIHWKPEMVHAHDWPAGLAPAYMHWRGLSTPTLFTIHNLAYQGVYSRGCSPELAIPDHAMQQEGMEFYGKLSFLKAGLAYSSHITTVSATYAQEITTPEFGCGLDGFLASKAQQGLLGGIPNGIDESWDAATDKHLQHNFSINDWEGKARNAQAVRELFQLDPSEGPLFAVVSRLVYQKGLDLTLGVAEYIVEQGGQIAIIGRGEPEEEQAMRELALRHPGRVGVRIGFNETDARRMFAGSDFLLMPSRYEPCGLSQMYAQRFGSLPVARKTGGLADTIENGVTGFLFDESTVESYREALSRAFYIYQKKDLLNAMRCLSMTQPFNWCQAVEPYARLYEDLVKQAQLAHY is encoded by the coding sequence ATGATCAGTGCCGCTGTCGCGACTCAAGTAGCTACCTTTACCTCGGAACATCGCGAACCGCTCATCCCGGAGCTCGCCAAGACAGGCAAGGCACCTGGCGCCCAGCGCCAGAACAACCCGAACAAACGCAAGATCCTTTTCGTCACCTCGGAAATCGCTGACCTGGTGAAGACCGGTGGCTTGGGCGACGTCTCCGCTGCGCTGCCACGGGCACTGGCGCACCTGCACGACGTGCGCGTGCTGATCCCGGGCTACCCGCAGGTCGTCGAAAGCGACAACCCCATCCACATCGTCGGCGAGCTGGGCGGCCACGCGGCCTTGCCACCTTGCAAGATTGGCCGGATGGACTTGCCCGACGGCCTGGTGATCTACGTGTTGATCTGCCCGGAGCTCTACCAGCGCCCTGGCACGCCCTACGCAGCAGAAAACGGTCGCGACTGGCCGGACAACCATATCCGTTTCGCCCGCCTGGGCCTGGCGGCTGCAGAAATCGCAGCCGGTGAAGGCATGATCCACTGGAAACCGGAGATGGTGCATGCCCATGACTGGCCAGCGGGCCTGGCCCCTGCGTACATGCACTGGCGCGGCTTGAGTACGCCGACCCTGTTCACCATTCACAACCTGGCGTATCAAGGTGTCTACAGCCGTGGCTGCAGCCCGGAGCTGGCCATTCCCGACCATGCCATGCAGCAGGAAGGCATGGAGTTCTACGGCAAGCTCTCCTTCCTGAAAGCTGGCCTGGCCTACTCCAGCCACATCACCACGGTCAGTGCCACCTACGCCCAGGAAATCACCACGCCCGAATTCGGCTGCGGCCTGGACGGTTTCCTGGCCAGCAAGGCGCAACAAGGGCTGTTGGGCGGCATTCCCAACGGTATCGACGAAAGCTGGGATGCGGCGACCGACAAGCACCTGCAGCATAATTTCAGCATCAACGACTGGGAGGGCAAGGCGCGTAATGCCCAGGCGGTGCGCGAGCTGTTCCAGCTGGACCCTTCCGAGGGGCCGCTGTTTGCCGTGGTCTCGCGCCTGGTCTACCAGAAAGGCCTGGACCTGACCCTGGGCGTTGCCGAGTACATCGTCGAGCAAGGCGGCCAAATTGCAATCATCGGCCGCGGCGAACCCGAGGAAGAGCAGGCCATGCGCGAACTGGCCCTGCGTCATCCCGGCCGCGTTGGTGTGCGCATCGGCTTCAACGAAACCGATGCACGCCGCATGTTCGCCGGCAGCGACTTCCTGTTGATGCCCTCGCGCTACGAGCCCTGTGGCCTGAGCCAGATGTACGCCCAGCGTTTCGGCTCGCTGCCCGTTGCGCGCAAGACCGGCGGGCTGGCCGACACCATCGAGAACGGCGTTACAGGTTTCCTGTTCGATGAATCGACGGTGGAAAGCTACCGCGAGGCGCTCAGCCGGGCGTTCTACATCTACCAGAAAAAAGACCTGCTCAATGCCATGCGCTGCCTGTCCATGACCCAGCCATTCAACTGGTGCCAGGCAGTGGAACCCTACGCACGCCTGTACGAAGACCTGGTCAAGCAA